Proteins found in one Sulfurimonas sp. genomic segment:
- a CDS encoding biotin--[acetyl-CoA-carboxylase] ligase, translated as MKITYLDSVDSTQTYLKNLIKNSSIELPHAVSADLQTDGLGSRNNSWIGYKGNLFLSFAIKLKDLPKDLKLESASIYFAYILKETLEKEKSNVWLKWPNDFYVGDEKIGGMITNIVSDILICGVGINLVKSPTNFNTLDIDISKSTLLNKYFKNIENFSSWKQIFRKYKLEFYRNQNFFTHNENDKISLSKAELLDDGSIEIDGERIYSLR; from the coding sequence TTGAAGATCACTTATCTTGATAGTGTTGATTCAACACAAACCTATTTAAAAAATCTTATAAAAAACTCATCTATAGAACTTCCACATGCCGTAAGTGCGGATCTGCAAACTGATGGACTTGGAAGTCGTAATAATTCATGGATCGGGTATAAAGGTAATCTTTTTTTATCTTTTGCTATAAAGTTAAAAGATTTGCCCAAAGATTTAAAATTAGAGTCCGCATCTATCTATTTTGCATATATTTTAAAAGAAACTCTAGAAAAAGAGAAATCTAATGTTTGGTTAAAATGGCCAAATGATTTTTATGTAGGTGATGAAAAAATAGGCGGTATGATTACTAATATTGTATCAGATATTCTTATTTGTGGAGTTGGAATTAACTTAGTAAAATCACCAACAAATTTTAATACGTTAGATATAGATATTTCTAAAAGTACACTACTAAATAAATATTTTAAAAATATTGAAAATTTTTCATCATGGAAGCAAATTTTTAGAAAATATAAGTTAGAATTTTATCGTAATCAAAACTTTTTTACACACAATGAGAATGATAAGATTTCGTTATCTAAAGCAGAACTTCTAGATGATGGGTCTATAGAAATAGACGGAGAAAGGATATATAGTCTAAGATGA
- the fmt gene encoding methionyl-tRNA formyltransferase has translation MRVIFMGTPDYAQAILDKLLNTENIDVVAVYTQPDKPVGRKKILTPPVVKTLALKNNIDVYQPDRLRDEDVVTELLKIKCDYIVVAAYGQILPKAVLDHAPCINLHASILPDYRGASPIQQSLLNNDNKTGVTAMLMDVGLDTGDIIKIEEFTIPKDMIVGELFEALTTVAAELTVDVLKNFNSYTPVKQDDSCATHCTKITKSNGLVEFDNARGLYNKYRAYTPWPGIYLDSGLKIKNISLVDEEKAGEAGKILSVNKDSIDVSCSVGIIRIYKVQPQSKKEMDVLSYINGKRLSLEDHLS, from the coding sequence ATGCGCGTAATCTTTATGGGGACACCCGATTATGCCCAAGCTATTTTAGATAAACTTCTTAATACTGAAAATATTGATGTAGTTGCTGTTTATACTCAGCCTGATAAACCTGTTGGGCGTAAAAAAATTTTAACTCCTCCTGTTGTAAAAACTTTGGCATTAAAGAATAATATAGATGTATATCAGCCAGATAGACTTCGTGATGAAGATGTAGTAACTGAGCTTTTAAAGATTAAATGTGACTATATAGTAGTAGCTGCATACGGTCAGATCTTACCAAAAGCCGTGTTAGATCATGCTCCCTGTATAAACCTTCATGCTTCAATACTCCCAGATTATCGCGGTGCAAGCCCTATTCAGCAGTCACTTTTAAATAATGATAATAAAACAGGTGTTACTGCAATGCTTATGGATGTAGGTTTAGACACAGGTGATATTATAAAGATAGAAGAATTCACAATTCCTAAAGATATGATAGTTGGTGAGCTTTTTGAAGCATTAACAACTGTTGCTGCTGAGCTTACTGTAGATGTATTAAAAAACTTTAATTCATATACACCTGTAAAACAAGATGACTCTTGTGCTACACATTGTACTAAGATTACAAAATCAAACGGTTTAGTAGAGTTTGATAATGCACGAGGTTTATATAATAAATATCGTGCGTATACACCATGGCCTGGAATATACTTAGATAGCGGACTTAAAATCAAAAATATATCGTTAGTTGATGAAGAAAAAGCTGGAGAGGCTGGAAAAATCTTATCTGTAAATAAAGACAGCATAGATGTCTCTTGTTCAGTTGGTATAATTCGAATTTACAAAGTTCAGCCACAGTCTAAAAAAGAGATGGATGTACTATCATATATAAACGGTAAAAGACTATCACTTGAAGATCACTTATCTTGA
- the obgE gene encoding GTPase ObgE, which produces MFTDSVELKVSSGKGGAGCVSFRREKFVLNGGPNGGDGGKGGDIYFKCDNNTHTLSAFQRKMHIKADNGMPGEGSNMTGKSGKKKVIIVPPGTQIIDMETGEVLFDMVKDGQEEKFLEGGKGGLGNPHFKSSTKQRPTYAQPGQKGETREIKLDLKLIADVGLVGFPNVGKSTLISTVSNARPEIANYEFTTLTPKLGQVNIGDYESFIMADIPGIIGGAHEGKGLGIKFLRHIERTKTLLFMIDLASYRDLKEQIEVLKDEVASFSQKLGESKYAIALTRTDIINPEELNDLVQSFLDIMGVKANTKSDFNFDENIPYYIQESADETLGFDKTLPYFIAPISSATHKNIDALKHALFDLVQSDRKTY; this is translated from the coding sequence ATGTTTACTGACAGTGTCGAATTAAAAGTTTCATCAGGTAAAGGCGGCGCAGGGTGTGTATCGTTTCGTAGAGAAAAATTTGTATTAAATGGTGGTCCAAACGGAGGTGATGGCGGCAAAGGCGGCGACATCTACTTTAAATGTGACAATAACACACATACTCTTTCAGCTTTCCAACGCAAGATGCATATAAAAGCAGATAACGGTATGCCGGGTGAAGGTTCGAATATGACCGGTAAGTCTGGAAAGAAAAAAGTTATCATCGTTCCTCCAGGAACTCAGATCATCGATATGGAGACTGGTGAAGTTCTTTTTGATATGGTAAAAGACGGTCAGGAAGAGAAGTTTTTAGAAGGTGGAAAGGGTGGACTTGGAAACCCCCACTTTAAAAGCTCTACTAAACAACGTCCGACTTATGCACAGCCTGGTCAGAAGGGTGAAACAAGAGAGATAAAGCTTGATCTTAAACTGATCGCAGATGTAGGTTTGGTAGGTTTTCCAAATGTAGGAAAATCTACTTTGATCTCAACAGTATCAAATGCACGTCCAGAAATTGCTAACTACGAGTTTACAACTCTTACTCCAAAACTTGGTCAGGTAAACATAGGTGATTATGAATCTTTCATTATGGCTGACATTCCTGGAATAATTGGTGGGGCACATGAAGGTAAGGGTCTTGGAATTAAATTTTTAAGACATATTGAACGTACAAAAACTTTGCTTTTTATGATAGACCTAGCTTCATACAGGGATTTAAAAGAACAGATAGAAGTTCTTAAAGATGAAGTTGCATCTTTCTCCCAAAAACTTGGAGAGTCAAAATACGCTATTGCTCTTACTCGTACAGATATTATAAATCCTGAGGAGTTAAATGACTTGGTTCAGAGCTTTTTAGATATTATGGGTGTTAAAGCAAATACTAAGAGTGATTTTAACTTTGACGAAAATATTCCATATTACATTCAAGAAAGTGCAGATGAGACTTTAGGATTTGATAAAACTCTACCTTATTTCATAGCACCAATATCTTCTGCTACACATAAAAATATAGATGCACTTAAACACGCTTTATTTGATCTAGTTCAAAGTGACAGAAAGACTTATTAA
- the rpmA gene encoding 50S ribosomal protein L27 gives MAHKKGQGSTQNNRDSAGRRLGVKKYGGESVVAGNIIIRQRGTKVHPGKNVGMGKDHTIFALVDGEVKFERKDKKRQQVSIIPAA, from the coding sequence ATGGCACATAAGAAAGGTCAAGGTAGTACACAGAATAATCGTGATTCAGCTGGTAGAAGACTTGGTGTTAAGAAATATGGTGGTGAGTCAGTAGTAGCTGGTAACATCATTATTCGTCAGCGTGGGACAAAAGTTCACCCAGGTAAAAATGTTGGTATGGGTAAAGATCATACTATTTTTGCTCTTGTTGATGGTGAAGTGAAATTTGAGCGTAAAGATAAAAAACGTCAACAAGTTTCAATCATTCCTGCTGCATAA
- the rplU gene encoding 50S ribosomal protein L21 yields MYAIIKNGGKQYKVEEGDILLLDKMSLEPKATIEIEEVLAVNAGELKVGAPYVDGAKVTAEVINEGRDKKVVIFKKRRRKDSKVKRGFRRDFTRVRITKIAA; encoded by the coding sequence ATGTACGCAATTATCAAAAATGGTGGTAAGCAATATAAGGTTGAAGAGGGCGATATCTTATTATTAGATAAAATGTCTTTAGAGCCAAAAGCTACTATCGAAATCGAAGAAGTTCTTGCAGTTAACGCTGGAGAGCTTAAAGTTGGAGCTCCATATGTAGATGGTGCTAAAGTTACTGCTGAGGTTATTAATGAAGGTCGTGATAAGAAAGTTGTAATTTTCAAAAAACGTCGTCGTAAAGACTCAAAAGTTAAAAGAGGTTTCAGAAGAGACTTCACTCGTGTTCGTATCACGAAAATTGCTGCGTAA
- the hypA gene encoding hydrogenase/urease nickel incorporation protein HypA — protein sequence MHEYSIVQALLDSCEDYAKQNDANKVTKVVVKIGVMSGVEPDLLKTAFDTFKEESICAQAEFVMNIQAIKIICNDCSKESELKKLEYLCPSCKSDDLKIIDGEDMYLMQLELE from the coding sequence ATGCATGAATATTCAATAGTACAGGCTTTATTAGATAGTTGCGAAGATTATGCGAAACAAAACGATGCTAATAAAGTTACAAAGGTAGTTGTAAAAATTGGTGTAATGAGTGGAGTTGAGCCGGATCTTTTAAAAACTGCATTTGATACTTTTAAGGAAGAGAGCATTTGTGCCCAGGCGGAGTTTGTCATGAACATACAAGCAATTAAAATAATCTGTAATGATTGTTCCAAAGAGAGTGAGCTGAAAAAACTTGAATATCTATGTCCTAGTTGTAAAAGTGATGATCTAAAAATCATTGACGGCGAAGATATGTATCTAATGCAACTTGAATTAGAATAG
- the hypE gene encoding hydrogenase expression/formation protein HypE has protein sequence MNKTITLAQGNGGVENNELISKVFYKAFKNEILEKSEDAAVIHGGELAFSTDSFTVSPIFFNGADIGKLAVCGTCNDLAMMGAKPKYLTCSVIIEEGFETEQLETIVSSMKKELELNGAVVVSGDTKVMPKGSVDKIIINTTGIGEIQTKGISSNNISSDDVILVSRDIGAHGATIFIAREGIEMESSLKSDCKSLYPQVQALIDAGIKITAMRDATRGGVGAVLNEWAKQSNICIEVEEDSIPISDEVKGVCEILGFEATSLANEGTFVLAIKKDDADKALEVLKSFKDNSMASKIAQVSDEHIQKVILKSSWGTKRFLDTPTGELLPRIC, from the coding sequence ATGAACAAAACAATAACTTTAGCACAGGGAAATGGCGGAGTTGAGAACAATGAACTGATCTCAAAAGTTTTTTACAAGGCATTTAAAAATGAGATACTGGAAAAAAGTGAAGATGCTGCTGTTATACACGGCGGTGAACTTGCGTTCTCAACTGACAGTTTTACTGTAAGCCCTATTTTTTTTAACGGTGCTGATATAGGAAAATTAGCAGTATGCGGTACTTGTAACGATCTTGCTATGATGGGTGCTAAGCCTAAGTATTTAACTTGCAGCGTAATCATAGAAGAGGGTTTTGAGACAGAACAGCTAGAAACCATAGTTTCATCTATGAAAAAAGAGCTGGAATTAAACGGGGCTGTAGTTGTAAGCGGAGATACAAAGGTTATGCCAAAAGGCTCTGTAGATAAAATAATTATAAATACAACAGGTATAGGCGAGATCCAAACAAAAGGGATCAGTTCAAACAATATTTCTAGCGATGATGTAATTTTGGTAAGTCGTGACATAGGAGCGCATGGCGCTACAATTTTTATAGCACGTGAAGGTATTGAGATGGAGTCGTCTTTAAAAAGTGACTGCAAATCTCTTTATCCTCAAGTGCAGGCTTTAATAGATGCCGGTATTAAAATTACAGCTATGCGTGATGCTACACGCGGTGGAGTTGGAGCTGTTTTAAATGAGTGGGCAAAACAGTCAAACATATGTATAGAAGTAGAAGAAGATTCTATTCCCATCAGTGATGAGGTTAAGGGCGTATGTGAGATTCTTGGATTTGAAGCTACATCTTTGGCAAATGAGGGAACATTTGTTTTGGCAATTAAAAAAGATGATGCCGATAAAGCTTTAGAAGTATTAAAAAGTTTTAAAGATAATTCTATGGCGTCTAAGATTGCACAAGTTTCAGATGAGCATATTCAAAAAGTTATACTAAAGAGTTCGTGGGGTACAAAAAGATTTTTAGATACACCTACCGGTGAGCTTCTTCCAAGGATATGTTAG
- a CDS encoding aldo/keto reductase: protein MQYRYIGKTGLRVTPICLGTMSFGSWSDEKESYKIMDKAVDFGINFFDTAELYPIPPKAEYAGETEHIIGKWLKGKKRENLIIASKVAGAANGWFVPPIRNGMTAIDSFHIKTAIEGSLKRLGTDYIDLYQMHWPDTVVPIEESLKAFDELVKEGKVRYLGTSNDTAYGLTKANETSKRLGIARFESIQNNFSLNNPRFLDELANVCRKENISLLPYSPIAGGVLSGKYNGEFLPSVARFSDYLKSSNSRIKAQGTRFVNEKTLAATAKYMELAKKLEISPVTLAVAYSKQFDFVASTIIGARTASQLDESFAAIDMHLSEETMKEIQDIQSDIMYPMG from the coding sequence ATGCAGTATAGATATATAGGAAAAACAGGTTTAAGAGTAACGCCAATCTGTCTTGGAACTATGAGCTTTGGTTCATGGAGTGATGAGAAAGAATCTTACAAAATCATGGATAAAGCAGTAGATTTTGGTATAAATTTTTTCGATACGGCAGAACTTTATCCTATACCTCCAAAGGCAGAATATGCAGGTGAGACTGAACATATAATAGGAAAATGGTTAAAGGGTAAAAAAAGAGAAAATCTTATCATAGCTTCAAAAGTAGCAGGAGCTGCAAACGGATGGTTTGTCCCGCCTATTCGTAACGGTATGACTGCAATTGATTCTTTTCATATAAAAACTGCAATTGAAGGAAGTCTTAAACGTTTAGGAACTGATTATATAGATCTCTATCAGATGCACTGGCCCGATACCGTAGTACCAATTGAGGAGTCTTTAAAAGCTTTTGACGAGTTAGTTAAAGAGGGAAAAGTTAGATATCTTGGTACATCTAATGACACGGCATACGGTCTTACAAAAGCAAACGAGACTTCAAAAAGACTTGGGATTGCAAGATTTGAATCTATTCAAAACAATTTTTCTTTAAACAATCCTAGGTTTTTAGATGAGCTTGCAAATGTATGTAGAAAAGAAAATATATCACTTTTACCTTACTCTCCAATAGCAGGAGGAGTTTTAAGCGGTAAGTATAATGGCGAGTTTTTGCCAAGTGTAGCAAGGTTTTCTGATTATTTAAAAAGCAGTAATTCTCGCATAAAGGCTCAGGGTACGAGATTTGTGAATGAAAAAACATTAGCAGCTACAGCAAAATATATGGAGCTTGCAAAAAAACTTGAAATCTCGCCAGTAACTTTGGCTGTAGCTTACTCAAAACAGTTTGATTTTGTGGCATCTACTATAATAGGGGCTAGAACTGCTTCACAGTTGGACGAATCATTTGCAGCAATAGATATGCACTTAAGTGAAGAAACGATGAAAGAGATACAAGATATCCAAAGCGATATAATGTATCCGATGGGGTAA
- a CDS encoding DUF2279 domain-containing protein, with amino-acid sequence MPSLSRMIILKKVDFVKKLILLLVLMFQVVYANDNNSTITDTSEFSKEEKAVMLNSAVGLGIITWGVLHWDYSIDNDMHTESEGWFQHDTDEGGSDKFGHMYISYGLTHLFSYFYKEIGYEGDDVPLYGAFSSLFLTGLMEVGDSFSDYGFSYEDMTANVLGTFLGYVTYKYPSIGRKIDYRTEYKIDKSELSGDFVTDYENMKYLLAFKADGFDIFEDYEYLKYLELYVGYYSRGYAKIGAKKERNTFVGFGINLSKVFDTKIFKYYQVPDIYLRNR; translated from the coding sequence ATGCCAAGTTTGTCTCGTATGATTATCCTAAAAAAAGTTGATTTTGTGAAAAAGTTGATTTTGCTATTAGTTTTAATGTTTCAGGTTGTTTATGCAAACGATAACAATTCAACAATAACAGATACTTCAGAGTTTTCAAAAGAAGAAAAAGCAGTCATGTTAAACAGTGCCGTAGGCTTAGGTATTATTACGTGGGGTGTTCTTCATTGGGATTATAGTATAGATAACGATATGCACACTGAATCTGAGGGTTGGTTTCAACATGATACGGATGAGGGAGGTTCTGATAAGTTTGGGCATATGTATATAAGTTATGGACTTACACATCTGTTTTCATATTTTTATAAAGAGATCGGATATGAAGGTGATGATGTGCCTTTATACGGAGCGTTCTCATCTTTGTTTTTAACTGGACTAATGGAAGTAGGGGATTCTTTTAGTGATTATGGTTTCTCATATGAAGATATGACAGCAAACGTATTAGGGACTTTTTTAGGATATGTAACATACAAGTATCCTAGTATTGGCAGAAAAATAGACTATAGAACAGAATATAAAATAGACAAGAGTGAACTTAGCGGAGACTTTGTAACAGATTATGAAAATATGAAATATTTACTGGCATTTAAAGCAGACGGATTTGATATATTCGAAGATTATGAATATTTAAAATATTTAGAACTTTATGTTGGGTATTATTCAAGAGGTTATGCTAAGATCGGTGCTAAAAAAGAGAGAAATACATTTGTCGGTTTTGGAATTAACCTCTCAAAAGTATTTGATACAAAAATTTTCAAATATTATCAGGTTCCTGATATATATTTAAGAAACAGATAA
- a CDS encoding histidine phosphatase family protein, with product MKRLYIIRHAKSSWSDMGIDDFDRGLNKRGRLDAPMMALRLKDRGVIPDVILSSSAKRAKKTAKIIADVIGFSKKVKFEDSLYDVLPSKLHSKIKKIKNKHNTAFVIGHNPELNMLASDYIGFNENIVTCGILEIEFECDKWGEIGSENAKFVSYDYPKKS from the coding sequence ATGAAGCGATTATATATCATAAGACATGCTAAATCATCTTGGAGTGATATGGGAATTGATGATTTTGACAGAGGTTTAAACAAACGCGGTCGTTTAGATGCACCTATGATGGCATTACGCCTTAAAGATAGAGGCGTTATACCTGATGTTATTTTATCAAGTAGTGCGAAGCGTGCTAAAAAAACTGCAAAGATTATTGCTGATGTAATAGGGTTTTCTAAAAAGGTAAAATTTGAAGATTCTTTATACGATGTACTGCCAAGCAAACTACACTCAAAAATAAAAAAAATAAAGAATAAGCATAACACTGCTTTTGTTATAGGTCATAATCCAGAATTAAATATGCTTGCATCAGATTATATAGGTTTTAATGAAAATATAGTTACATGTGGAATTTTAGAGATAGAGTTTGAGTGTGACAAGTGGGGCGAGATCGGTAGCGAGAATGCCAAGTTTGTCTCGTATGATTATCCTAAAAAAAGTTGA
- the hypD gene encoding hydrogenase formation protein HypD, with protein MGLELKNLYDDFRNADTIKAYQKIINEDAKGLTKPINIMEVCGGHTHTIMKYGIPQLLPNNINFIHGPGCPVCIMPKERIDHAYMLSMEEDVILVTLGDMIKVPGSNGSLQDARSKGADVRFVYSPMECLKIASENQDKKIIFFAIGFETTTPMTAALLDVVVKKGIKNIFFHINHVTVPEAMSLLISDENSKIDAFLGPSHVSVISGSKIYEEFPRDYNKPVVVSGFEPVDVMQSISMIVKQFIENRCELEIEYNRLVSHDGNIKAQNLNEKYFEQRSHFRWRGLGDIPKSALKLKDEYKEYDAEVIYKEILLSETIDDHKLCICGDILKGLANPPECSIFGTACKPSSPVGSCMVSSEGACAAYYKYGNLI; from the coding sequence ATGGGATTAGAGCTAAAAAATCTATATGATGACTTTCGCAATGCAGATACAATAAAAGCTTATCAGAAGATCATCAACGAAGATGCAAAGGGGCTCACAAAACCTATAAACATTATGGAAGTTTGTGGTGGACATACCCACACGATTATGAAATATGGCATACCGCAGCTTTTACCTAATAACATAAATTTTATACACGGTCCTGGTTGTCCAGTTTGTATAATGCCAAAAGAGAGGATTGATCATGCATATATGCTCTCAATGGAAGAAGATGTAATACTTGTAACACTAGGTGATATGATCAAAGTTCCCGGAAGTAACGGCAGCCTTCAAGATGCTAGAAGTAAAGGGGCGGATGTAAGATTTGTATACTCTCCGATGGAGTGTTTAAAAATAGCAAGTGAAAATCAAGATAAAAAAATTATATTTTTTGCTATTGGTTTTGAAACTACGACACCAATGACTGCTGCTTTACTAGATGTTGTTGTAAAGAAGGGCATAAAAAACATATTTTTTCATATAAATCATGTAACTGTTCCTGAAGCTATGTCTCTTTTAATCTCGGATGAAAATTCCAAGATAGATGCTTTTTTAGGACCATCTCACGTAAGTGTAATAAGCGGTAGTAAAATATATGAAGAGTTTCCAAGAGATTATAATAAGCCTGTAGTAGTATCAGGTTTTGAACCAGTTGATGTTATGCAGTCTATAAGCATGATCGTTAAACAGTTTATAGAGAACAGATGTGAACTAGAGATAGAGTATAACAGGCTTGTAAGTCATGATGGGAATATAAAAGCGCAAAATCTAAATGAAAAATATTTTGAACAACGTTCACACTTTAGATGGCGAGGACTTGGAGATATTCCAAAATCTGCTTTAAAATTAAAGGATGAATATAAAGAGTATGATGCTGAGGTCATCTACAAAGAAATACTGCTTTCAGAGACAATAGATGATCATAAGCTTTGTATATGTGGTGATATTTTAAAAGGGCTTGCAAATCCTCCTGAATGTAGTATCTTTGGAACTGCATGTAAACCTTCAAGTCCGGTTGGAAGTTGTATGGTAAGTAGTGAAGGTGCCTGTGCGGCATATTATAAATATGGGAACCTAATATAG
- a CDS encoding HypC/HybG/HupF family hydrogenase formation chaperone: MCLSIPSKVVEIDKEQNVATVDTMGIKRDASLDLMEDGDVKIGDYVLLHIGFIMNKIDEEDALASIDTYKEIISLMDEEEKQKAILEADECENRTL, from the coding sequence ATGTGTCTTTCAATTCCATCTAAAGTTGTTGAAATAGATAAAGAACAAAATGTTGCAACTGTAGATACTATGGGTATTAAACGTGATGCATCACTTGATCTTATGGAAGATGGCGATGTAAAAATAGGTGATTATGTACTGCTTCATATCGGTTTTATTATGAATAAAATAGATGAAGAGGACGCACTTGCATCTATAGATACCTATAAAGAGATAATAAGTCTTATGGATGAAGAGGAAAAACAAAAAGCTATACTTGAAGCTGATGAGTGTGAAAATAGGACTTTGTAA
- the hypB gene encoding hydrogenase nickel incorporation protein HypB: MCADCGCSITDSGVAVAHTHGSSEEHQHAHAHLHDNPQLNDKKTIDVITKILDKNDHEASHNRAHFDKNNVLSINLMSSPGSGKTTLLEHLADVVDFKFGVVEGDLETSRDADRLKAKGIEAHQIQTGSACHLDAFMVHKALHHMDLEKIDVCFVENVGNLVCPASYDVGSHLNIVLVSVPEGEDKIAKYPVMFRKADLILFTKTDLLPYFEYDIEKEKEVARKLKPNVDILEVSTKDEDSLKKVASWIKFKMEMR; encoded by the coding sequence ATGTGTGCAGATTGTGGTTGTAGTATAACAGATTCGGGAGTAGCGGTAGCTCATACTCATGGTAGCAGTGAGGAGCATCAGCATGCTCATGCACATTTACATGATAACCCACAACTAAATGATAAAAAAACTATAGATGTTATTACAAAAATTTTAGATAAGAATGATCACGAGGCTTCTCATAACAGAGCCCATTTTGACAAAAACAATGTACTTAGTATAAATCTAATGAGCTCTCCGGGAAGTGGAAAAACAACACTTTTAGAGCATTTAGCAGATGTAGTTGATTTTAAATTCGGCGTAGTTGAAGGTGATCTGGAGACTAGTCGTGACGCAGATAGATTAAAAGCCAAAGGAATTGAAGCTCATCAAATTCAAACAGGTTCAGCTTGTCATTTGGATGCGTTTATGGTTCATAAAGCTCTTCACCATATGGATCTTGAAAAGATCGATGTGTGTTTTGTTGAAAATGTAGGAAACCTAGTATGTCCAGCTTCATACGATGTTGGAAGCCATCTAAATATTGTTTTAGTATCAGTACCTGAGGGTGAAGATAAAATTGCAAAATACCCTGTAATGTTTCGTAAGGCTGACTTGATTTTATTTACTAAAACAGATCTCCTTCCTTACTTTGAATACGATATTGAGAAAGAGAAAGAAGTAGCCAGAAAACTAAAACCAAATGTAGATATTTTAGAAGTTAGTACTAAAGATGAAGACTCACTTAAAAAAGTTGCATCTTGGATCAAGTTCAAAATGGAGATGAGATAA
- a CDS encoding 4Fe-4S dicluster domain-containing protein, with protein sequence MFESLKKAFTNLFKKPQTISYPVSEIKKPKNYRGLIEYSEPDCIYCLKCEKACPPGAILFVPTDNPSDNEKNKKSQKYEYNPWLCIYCGECVRACPKPSEALWQSENKANIATKEDRVNDNWFEIENLKKGNN encoded by the coding sequence ATGTTCGAGTCATTGAAAAAAGCATTTACAAATCTTTTTAAAAAACCTCAAACTATATCTTATCCTGTAAGTGAGATTAAAAAGCCAAAAAATTATCGTGGTTTAATTGAATACTCAGAGCCAGATTGTATCTATTGTTTAAAATGTGAAAAAGCTTGTCCACCAGGTGCAATACTTTTTGTTCCTACAGATAATCCAAGTGATAATGAGAAAAATAAAAAGTCTCAAAAATATGAGTACAATCCATGGCTTTGCATATATTGTGGAGAGTGTGTAAGAGCTTGCCCAAAACCGAGCGAGGCTCTTTGGCAAAGTGAAAATAAAGCAAACATAGCTACAAAGGAAGATAGAGTGAACGATAATTGGTTTGAAATAGAAAATTTGAAAAAAGGAAATAATTAA